The segment CTTTACTACAGCAAACAAGCCACATCATCAAAAGTAATGAAGCATACGGGAAGATTAACGAAATTCATCATATACATATGCATTCATAttctatatatacatatatatatggattgcttccctcctccccacaaacaagaaataatttttcgTACCTTGAACAAGACCACTCCATTAGCAAAGATCAGAAGCTTGACAGAAGCTGCATGTGTATCTTGGCTTGCTACATTCAACTGCATTGGCCACCAGGGGCAGGGACTGCAGGGGTGACACGTGGCTAGAGACTATGAGCTGCCCTGTGCTAGTCAAAAGAAGTTCAGGCTGCACAAAAATGGATGTGAACAATCCACTGCGAGCCAAAATCTCAACCAGAGTGGCACATAATGCTTCTGCTTTAACACACCTAAGGGAGAGTGGCAGCTCTAGCAGGAGGTGCAGGGAAACACATGGAGAAGATGCTCCTGGGAACCTGTGGAGAAACTGaagagctgctctcaggagaACACCTGAAGAAGCCACTGAGAACATGTACGGACATACTCACAGAAGGATACACTCCCTGCCTGAGGAGATGCGCTTCCAAGAGGACTCTGGCCtacagctgagccctgccagagcaggtACACCTCTGGAATAAATGAGTTCCACAGAAGTACTGAGCTAGAACAGACACGTCCCTGAAGGGACTGTGGCCCAGTATCACCACCAATAGTGACACCAGTCCAGAGCACCAGAGGACACCCACTAAGAAATGAAAAGCATCAGACAAGGAGGTGCGCATGTGACCCCAACCTCCTGTGTGACCCCAACCCTCTGTTACCTTACTAAAGGTGAAAGCAAGGGAAACTGAGACTACAAAGGCAGGGAGACGAGGTAATAGACTTAAGCTGAACATGAAGAAGATGgtttaagtaatttttcatctttctccCCCCAGTACCTGATGGTAATTAGAATGGTAATTAGAAGTTTGACAAAGGGCAATAAATTGAGTTCACAAAAAACACCACAAGACAACTGTTTCACCTGTGACATGCAAAAGTAAGGATTTTAGACATATCTCAAGCTGTCCTTAAATCATCAATCCTCTCAACTTGATCTCATGACAATCAGATCAGTATTTTCCTGCAATCAATTAGTTTCATGTAAATTAAAAGTAGAAAGCCAAGTGTTACAAAATCAGTAGAGCAATATTTGTTGGACTTTCAAGACAATGCCATAATATGGGGTAAAACAGCAAGAGGCAAATACTAAAGAGTTACAGTTCATGCTAAATCATTAAGAAAAGGACATGGTTCTATTATATGATCTACTGAACCTGTTATAAAATCTTTAAAGTGTCTCTCGCAGTACATTTGATTTTAAAGCTTTATTTCAAAGTAATCTAACTGCAAATAGAAGTAATGTTAAACCTTGAAATATCCCATATAAAAGTCATTCCAAGCTGGTAAAAGAaacagctggcagctctgtaGGATGGTCTGAGtttgacatattttttttttaatgaccaCAGTTTTCAGACTGGTGTTTCTGTCCAGCCTTTTTTAAGGTTAAATGGGAAGAGGCACCATTATCCTTTTTATGCAAAACTAAAATGATAATTGGAAAGGGGCTGAGAATTAATGTAACATACAAGATCATTCTTGACACGAGTATGAGAATAAAGACCCTGGAcatgttcaaggccaggctggatggggttctgagcaacctgaAAAGTTGAAAGTGTCCATGCCTATGGGAGGGGGCTTGGAAACAGATAACCTTCAAAgtctccttccaacccaattcattctatgattctaatgCCTTCCTTCAAATGTGACCATGGTACTTGCAGAAATGACACCATGTATGTGGTAAGGCCTTGGAGAATGGAAAAATAGGGCCACCAAGTGCAAGAACCCTTTCCTCTACTCTCATGTAAACAGGCAAGCATTATAGtatttttaagtattaaaaAGGACAGTGTTAGCAGTGTGTAAACAAACCACAGAGGGAATATAatttctgagtttaaaaaaCATACTTATAAAGttttatggtttgttttttattattggggggttttttgtttgttttggtttttgtggttttttggttttttttttttgctttgttttgtttaaatacaAAGTGCTTCTATACATTAAGCAGGTTACAGTGTTAGTGAGCAAAATCCCTGTTTCAGTACCTCGATCACAAAGATTAACCATGGAAACCATGGTATTTGTAGAGTTTAATTAGTGCTAAGAACAGGAATGTCGTGGTGCTGATCATTTGTGCCCATTGCCAGCAATGGGTTCATTGTACTTGGGAACATCTGCCTTAACAAAATTccatatgaaaaaatatttgaagtattAGAAGATTAATAATTAAGagcctcttaaaaaaaaaaaaaaaaaaaaaggggttttgtAAGTAGAACGCCAGTAAAGAAATTACAGTAATTACAGCGCACTGAGTAGAAAAACTTCAGCTTGCAGCAGACATTCATTTTCAGGACACAGTTCAGTTGTATCTTAAGACAATTTTTAACTGGGAGTTCAAAAAAGAATATGAAGTGTAATAATCTTTGTGTAGTTTTGCTTCACCATACAGGATCATCTGTTCCAGTACATTAtcctgcacacagcagtgccTAATACAGAAATTAGGGCCAGACAGGCTTAGGTCTTTAATGCTGGTTAGCTTTTTCCCCATGTGAACAGCACTGTACTTGGATATCACCTTTCTATTATATTCTATGTATGTTCTAAAggctctttctttttcatatttcagtAAGCGACTAAGAAGCTTTTGCTTACTAAGAAATGCTTTTGCATTGGATTGCATTAAGCTTTCAAccccaaaattctgttttcaccTTTACAACTGATGCCTTTAGTCAATCTGCAGAGCTGACAGGATCCCTTAGAACTACACACTCTATCTCCATGAATGAGAGCCCCACACATAGATCCTCATCCCAACAAAGAACAAGTGTCATTTTCCCAGCAAAATCCCAACTTCAGACATAAGCATGGTACCATGTTCTACAGTACCATTAGAAGATCCAAATCACATACTTCCTACTTTTTTCCACAAACAATTTCATTTGAGGAAGTAAACAACTCTGATTGTAATCACCAGTCACAGCAGTTCAGTACCAAGAATCTGTATTATAGGTCTTACTATTCAAATAGTAAAGAATTAAAAGTATAAATACCTTTCAAAGACTATGTCATTTTCCTAAAGCAGGTTTCTAAAACTAAATAAAAGTTCTCAAAGAAGATTTTGTACCAATAACAAGTCAGTTCATGAATCCAGAGTTTGGTACTTGCTACTGTAGTAAGCCACAAAAATTTGAGcagaaatttacattttaagtATTTGATTATTTTGACTAAGTTCCAAATGTTACATCTTACTTTTTGttggtatcttttttttttaataagacaTTACACACACTTCTAGAAGCTCTCACAATGTAGTAATTAAAATCTAATGAAGTCAAGAATCATACAACATTAGACCTTAGAAGAGCAAGGACAAAGTATACTTAATATATACTGAAATCTATATAGTGATAAACTGTTAAGTGCATTACAGATTAAGTAGAAATCAGCACAAAATTAGACATTTGTTTTActgaagataaattaaaaaaaacataagaTGGATAAAGGAAAGCCAAACCACCTTTAGCACTGCCTTTCATTAAGCAATACAACAAAAGCTACTGAATGATGCACACTACCCAATGATACATGGTAAGTACGTTGGCAGACTTGACCTTGAGGTgcaattatcttttttttcttcatttaaatgtGAATCATATAACCCAGTCTGGTCatcttagttttcttttccaataAGGAGCGCTACCTGAATTCCTGGTTCATCTAAGTATTTTCCGGATTTTTGTCAATTTAGATCTGAGTTTTACTGTGAATTTAAATGGCTTAGAAATACAAGACGGCTTCTAAATACTGCTGTGATTACAATCAATCTCAGACCTCATTTTGTAGGCACCCTTCAGATTAACCACAAGCACTTCACACACTGATGTAATATTGCAGGAAGCAAAATACATATGATGGGTTTATATTAGCATAGtcattaaaacttttttttttgagaatttacAATAGCAAGTACCAGACATTATTTGCATGATTAGGTTATTTTTCTTACTCTACTAAACAAATGTAAGCACTAATGTCTTAGTTCATCTCAGTAGTACTCTGCTCAGTTTTAGTAGCCTGATAGGACTTAGCACAAGAGGTCACATGCCGATGAAAACTGTCCCGCCACATAAATCTTTTCCCACAGATGTTACATTCATACGGTTTTATGCCTGTATGAATTTTCATATGGCCTACAAGATGgtgtttcattttgaatttcttACCACAGACACCACAGCCATAAGGTCGAAGACCAAGGTGCATGCTCATATGCCGATCTCTCTGACTTTTGTGTGTAAAGCTTTTTCCACACTGACACGGATAGAGCTTATCGGCATGGGAGAATCCAGTGAGAGACGTTTCTTCTTTAATGCCGGCAGCCATGTCAATGCTTTCACCATAGCCTGCTGCCATCATAAGGTCCTGTCTGTGAGCACTTAAATTTCCATCTGCCCTTTCACCAGAAAATTCTTCCATAGATGAGCCATAGAAGTCAACTTGTTCATCATAATTACTTTCATCTGCCTGTTCATCAAATTCTGTTTCCATCTTTTTGTCACCTATGTGAAAATCTTCAACACCTGAAGACTGGATTGAGTGATCTGCCTGGATGGCATTCATGGATTCAGATACTTGGTGTTCATCATAAGGATTATCAACACCTTCACAGTCTTGCTCAAACCTTTCTGGTTTCACATGGATCCACCGCTTGTGAGACATGATGCTGGGTTTGCTGTACATTGGTCTGCTATACTGGTACTCTGCACTATCACTAGTTCCCTCTTCCCCATCCTGACTGGTCATTCCAGTGCTGAGTCTATCATGTTCTGTTGAAGAATTACTGGGAAGATACTCGTGTTCTGTCAGCTGACACGACAGTTCATCTTTAGAGCTCTCTTCTTCATTTTCGCCATCCCTTAGTTCCTGCACTTTGTGAAATTCTGTCTGTCCTCCAGAGCCAAGTTCAAAGGTTTCAACAAGGCCATTGTAGCTACTGCTGCTTGGGGACTGATGGTCACTGCCATGATTCATCTTCTGACACAGAACTGTTGGGTTTCCCTCAAGCACTTCAGTGCACTTATCCACTACATGCCACATCTGAAGGAAACTTGCTGCTGTTAGATAACTAACAATTTCTGGCGCAGGCATTACCAGTCGGCCGGTATAGGTAGACAGAAGGATGTTTTCAAATACTCTGGGATTCATCACATCAGGCAGGACTATTCGCCTGCTATTTTTCAGGAGAACCTGATCACAGAAGTAAGGTGAACTAGCTGCAAGAACAGCTTTATGGGCTCTGAAGAGATGGCCCTGAACCACAATGGACACATCACATAATTGTCCTTGCTGGCGCTGTTGATTTAACTTCTGCAAAATGGTGCtagaaaaatctggaaattcCACTCGAAAGGAGCTTGACCCAGACTCCATTTCATTACAAATTTAGTGTTgtgctgcaagga is part of the Oenanthe melanoleuca isolate GR-GAL-2019-014 chromosome 17, OMel1.0, whole genome shotgun sequence genome and harbors:
- the ZBTB43 gene encoding zinc finger and BTB domain-containing protein 43 isoform X1, whose amino-acid sequence is MESGSSSFRVEFPDFSSTILQKLNQQRQQGQLCDVSIVVQGHLFRAHKAVLAASSPYFCDQVLLKNSRRIVLPDVMNPRVFENILLSTYTGRLVMPAPEIVSYLTAASFLQMWHVVDKCTEVLEGNPTVLCQKMNHGSDHQSPSSSSYNGLVETFELGSGGQTEFHKVQELRDGENEEESSKDELSCQLTEHEYLPSNSSTEHDRLSTGMTSQDGEEGTSDSAEYQYSRPMYSKPSIMSHKRWIHVKPERFEQDCEGVDNPYDEHQVSESMNAIQADHSIQSSGVEDFHIGDKKMETEFDEQADESNYDEQVDFYGSSMEEFSGERADGNLSAHRQDLMMAAGYGESIDMAAGIKEETSLTGFSHADKLYPCQCGKSFTHKSQRDRHMSMHLGLRPYGCGVCGKKFKMKHHLVGHMKIHTGIKPYECNICGKRFMWRDSFHRHVTSCAKSYQATKTEQSTTEMN
- the ZBTB43 gene encoding zinc finger and BTB domain-containing protein 43 isoform X2, which translates into the protein MESGSSSFRVEFPDFSSTILQKLNQQRQQGQLCDVSIVVQGHLFRAHKAVLAASSPYFCDQVLLKNSRRIVLPDVMNPRVFENILLSTYTGRLVMPAPEIVSYLTAASFLQMWHVVDKCTEVLEGNPTVLCQKMNHGSDHQSPSSSSYNGLVETFELGSGGQTEFHKVQELRDGENEEESSKDELSCQLTEHEYLPSNSSTEHDRLSTGMTSQDGEEGTSDSAEYQYSRPMYSKPSIMSHKRWIHVKPERFEQDCEGVDNPYDEHQVSESMNAIQADHSIQSSGVEDFHIGDKKMETEFDEQADESNYDEQVDFYGSSMEEFSGERADGNLSAHRQDLMMAAGYGESIDMAAGIKEETSLTGFSHADKLYPCQCGKSFTHKSQRDRHMSMHLGLRPYGCGVCACNIIGKKPTSIL
- the ZBTB43 gene encoding zinc finger and BTB domain-containing protein 43 isoform X3, encoding MESGSSSFRVEFPDFSSTILQKLNQQRQQGQLCDVSIVVQGHLFRAHKAVLAASSPYFCDQVLLKNSRRIVLPDVMNPRVFENILLSTYTGRLVMPAPEIVSYLTAASFLQMWHVVDKCTEVLEGNPTVLCQKMNHGSDHQSPSSSSYNGLVETFELGSGGQTEFHKVQELRDGENEEESSKDELSCQLTEHEYLPSNSSTEHDRLSTGMTSQDGEEGTSDSAEYQYSRPMYSKPSIMSHKRWIHVKPERFEQDCEGVDNPYDEHQVSESMNAIQADHSIQSSGVEDFHIGDKKMETEFDEQADESNYDEQVDFYGSSMEEFSGERADGNLSAHRQDLMMAAGYGESIDMAAGIKEETSLTGFSHADKLYPCQCGKSFTHKSQRDRHMSMHLGLRPYGCGVCGCFPGSCFI